One region of Rubinisphaera margarita genomic DNA includes:
- the rpoN gene encoding RNA polymerase factor sigma-54 encodes MHLNFSQQMKMSQQMKLAPRMIQSMEILQMSVMALQEKIDQELEENVVLEQIDSKQKDVHDGDPDSPEAGREIEQREIVVDNDHNNEADFERLLEMSAEWPEDNITSGGKPSSNRIDEFSDRQHDLLGNLQASPQSLQDYLLEQFHYFELDTEERDFGEFLVQNLDENGRLQGTLPEIIQVYGQQVDYAVADRVLNMIQRLDPPGVGARNLQECLLLQVMDEMPLRDVVVTLITDHLENISQNRLPLIERTTGYSLDTIKAALEQIRTLEPFPGRRFQSHISQNVSPDVRVEQGEDGKWRVTLINDYTPELRISRKYVRMLQDNPDQQTKEYIRKKMEAAKWLIEAIEQRHNTLRKVSQAIVDHQSDFLENGPEAIVPLKMQQIADDVGVHVTTISRAVDGKWMETPRGIYPLRRFFGGGTTTAEGDEVAWQKIRLKLQEVIDNEDKHNPLSDDALVKEMATHGYTLARRTITKYRKAMNIPSSRQRKEY; translated from the coding sequence ATGCATTTGAATTTCTCGCAGCAAATGAAGATGAGCCAGCAAATGAAGCTGGCTCCGCGCATGATCCAATCCATGGAGATCCTGCAGATGTCCGTCATGGCGCTGCAGGAAAAGATCGATCAGGAGCTGGAAGAGAACGTTGTTCTGGAGCAGATCGATTCCAAGCAGAAGGATGTTCACGACGGCGACCCCGATTCCCCAGAAGCCGGTCGCGAGATCGAACAGCGCGAGATCGTGGTCGATAACGATCACAACAACGAAGCCGACTTCGAACGTCTCCTGGAAATGTCAGCCGAGTGGCCTGAGGACAACATCACGTCCGGCGGCAAGCCCTCCTCGAACCGCATCGATGAATTCTCTGATCGCCAGCACGATCTGCTCGGCAATCTGCAGGCCAGTCCGCAGTCGCTGCAGGACTATCTGCTGGAGCAGTTCCACTACTTCGAACTCGATACTGAAGAACGCGACTTCGGCGAGTTCCTTGTTCAGAATCTCGATGAGAACGGCCGCCTGCAGGGAACGCTGCCGGAGATCATTCAGGTTTACGGTCAGCAGGTCGATTACGCCGTGGCCGACAGGGTCCTGAACATGATTCAGCGGCTCGATCCCCCGGGCGTCGGTGCTCGAAACCTTCAGGAATGTCTGCTCCTGCAGGTCATGGACGAGATGCCGCTTCGTGATGTCGTCGTGACTCTCATCACCGACCATTTGGAAAACATCAGCCAGAACCGTCTGCCTCTGATCGAGCGGACGACCGGGTACTCCCTCGATACGATTAAAGCGGCTCTCGAACAGATTCGAACTCTCGAACCGTTTCCGGGCCGGCGTTTCCAGTCGCACATTTCACAGAACGTTTCTCCCGATGTGCGTGTTGAGCAGGGCGAAGACGGCAAATGGCGAGTGACGCTGATCAACGACTACACGCCCGAACTGCGGATCTCCCGCAAGTACGTCCGCATGTTGCAGGACAATCCCGATCAGCAGACCAAAGAGTACATCCGCAAGAAGATGGAAGCCGCCAAGTGGCTGATCGAAGCCATTGAACAGAGGCATAACACGCTTCGGAAAGTTTCGCAGGCGATCGTCGACCATCAGTCCGACTTTCTGGAGAACGGACCGGAAGCAATCGTCCCCCTGAAAATGCAGCAGATCGCCGATGACGTCGGCGTGCACGTGACAACCATCTCCCGAGCCGTTGATGGCAAATGGATGGAAACGCCGCGAGGCATCTATCCACTGCGTCGCTTCTTCGGCGGTGGCACGACCACGGCAGAAGGGGATGAAGTCGCCTGGCAGAAGATCCGCCTGAAGCTGCAGGAAGTCATCGACAACGAGGACAAACACAACCCGCTCAGCGACGATG